A part of Antechinus flavipes isolate AdamAnt ecotype Samford, QLD, Australia chromosome 6, AdamAnt_v2, whole genome shotgun sequence genomic DNA contains:
- the LOC127541705 gene encoding melanoma-associated antigen C1-like, with protein MTKAGTVEEPAWPGDSGLGHSQQHGVFWKVQASPALLTYLLSKILPPLLVPSDFSLLSPPFPPLHLSFPSSLSLLLSFPSSTLHLSFSPFPLLQLSIPSSTLHLSFPLLHLSFPSSPTLLSLFSNSPSLLSLFSISPSLLSLFSISPSLLSLFSISPSLLSLFSIFSLLSFPSSPSSLSPLLSLFSIFSLSSPFPLLHLLSLLSFPSSLSLLSFPSSTLHLSISPSLLSLFNSPSLYLSFPSSTLHLSISPFPLQLSISLSLLSLFSLSPSLLSLFSISPTLLSLFSISPTLLSLFSISPFPLLPSSSPSLFSSVPSVTSLHCSPSSCSPGLALC; from the exons ATGACCAAGGCAGGAACCGTGGAAGAGCCGGCCTGGCCTGGAGACTCGGGCTTGGGCCACAGCCAGCAGCATGGAGTCTTCTGGAAAGTGCAGG CTTCCCCTGCTCTCCTGACTTATCTTCTCTCCAAgatccttcctcctctcctcgtTCCATCtgacttttccctcctctcccctccattTCCacctctccatctctcctttccctcttctctatctctccttctctcctttccctcttcaactctccatctctctttctctcctttccctcttctccaacTCTCCATTCCCTCTTCaactctccatctctctttccctcttctccatctctcctttccctcttctccaactctcctttccctcttctccaactctccttctctcctttccctcttctccatctctccttctctcctttccctcttctccatctctccttctctcctttccctcttctc tatctctccttctctcctttccctcttctccatcttctctcttctctcctttccctcttctccatcttctctctctcctctcctttccctcttctccatcttctctctctcctctcctttccctcttctccatcttctctctctcctctcctttccctcttctctctctctcctctcctttccctcttcaactctccatctctccatctctccatctctcctttccctcttcaactctccatctctctatctctcctttccctcttcaactctccatctctctatctctcctttccctcttcaactctccatctctctatctctcctttccctcttctctctctctccttctctcctttccctcttctccatctctccaactctcctttccctcttctccatctctccaactctcctttccctcttctccatctctccattccctcttcttccttcctcctctccaagCCTGTTCTCATCTGTCCCTTCCGTAACTTCTCTCCACTGCTCCCCCTCGTCCTGCTCCCCAGGGCTGGCTCTTTGCTGA